The genomic window GGTGTTTGAACAACAACGTAACTCCTTGGCATGAattattaacatttttcatTGGGGTATAAACCGGAGAATCTTCACATTATATGAggtaattaaaaaacaaattgcgGAGGTAAACCAAAACTCGCCTACTTTGCAGGGAGGTAAAAACCTATTTacccaattatttattttgttaaagtgacgctcattttaaaacaaaaatttttttttttacggttattataatatttattaaattaaatatttattaattgatttattttttatcatatcaCCGCAACACCTttaaacttatgtaaaaaaaagacatgtcttatgttatggtgagtttgtaactaaaaaaaatttgttgttaaaaaaaaaaagacatgtcttatgttatggtgagtttgttaataaaaaaaaatttgcttgtaaaaaaatatcaagTGTATTGTTGGTATTGTGAAAAGTCCACAACAAAAATTTTTGTATCATCTTTATGTACAGGTTATATAGTTTTATAGATTAGATTTTTTCCTAAATATTTATCCTATTAAATCTACAAAttaaattgtaccaaaaaaataatctacaaataaatttatgtcaaataatcttatcaatcattaatatttatattttgaaaatttgttatTCATTATTTATGTCAAGACATCGATATCATTGCAACACATTCCAAATTTTATGAATCTTGTCTCGAATCTTACTAGATTCATTTGGCAAAACAAAAtcttattaaattatattagattttgtttattttgtgtcTATGGCTAATTATTTTCTCGTAAACTAATTTAGTGTGGTcagaatttcacattttttttaaaaaaacaaatgaaaattctCATATTTAAACTTTGACCCATAGACATTGCAATTTTTCAATCCTAATAATCAATTGAGCTATGCTCATCGAGAGCTTTAACGCCTACTTTTTAtcttataaaattcatatctataattaataatttttagaaATTGAGTATTCAATCGGTGTAAATCATTTACCAAATTGTATGTTATGCTTCACAGTTCACAACATACATTAAGCAATTTGTATCTCCAAACATGCAAATACCAAACATTACTTGTAGGCATCACAAGGAGTTTTCTTATCAAAAAACACAAACTATATGTTTTTCAAATAACAAAAGACTACATAAGAAAATGATCAATTCGgcccaaacatatttaactagagTAATGATCAAGGAGCAACAAGACACCAACAAATATTTATAAACTAATTAGAGCTATTGAGAACTGAGAAATTAAATCGTTGGTTTGCTTGATCCCAATGAAAACCAATTACATCTCCTTTCTTTAAATTCCTTCGAAGAACAAAGTCATAGAACCATATCTTGATGAAAACATGACTTGGTGCAGAAGTCCATATCTTGAAAACCAGAGAATGACGAGATTTTGTGTCAACATCCCATACTTGAACTTTCACTTCTTCTTTCTGCTTAGCAGCTTCAGCACCACCCATCAACACAAGAATTACAAAATTATAAGTCAAATCCTTATTCAACAAAAGCCTACAACAACATACATCACTCTCTTCCAAGACCTTCTTGATCTCC from Trifolium pratense cultivar HEN17-A07 linkage group LG1, ARS_RC_1.1, whole genome shotgun sequence includes these protein-coding regions:
- the LOC123892000 gene encoding B3 domain-containing protein At2g33720-like is translated as MNMNDDDPWEIKKVLEESDVCCCRLLLNKDLTYNFVILVLMGGAEAAKQKEEVKVQVWDVDTKSRHSLVFKIWTSAPSHVFIKIWFYDFVLRRNLKKGDVIGFHWDQANQRFNFSVLNSSN